Proteins found in one Seonamhaeicola sp. S2-3 genomic segment:
- a CDS encoding LacI family DNA-binding transcriptional regulator, with protein sequence MKSISLKDIAIALNLSKTTVSYVMNDRGDEKRVSKETQDRIKQYAQAHNYKPNQLARSLSLGKSNMIGLIVPNISDSFFAQIARRIEKKAEKMGYNVVFSSTGESPERESKIIQSMLDRQVDGLIIVSSEKNHDDILKLKKRNFPFVIVGRTYTDIETNVVALEDKDGVISAVELLMDNGKTRIGYISISLELHSIKDRLKGYKQAHENKSIDYNPNLVKHVTYDNIEASLKVAIYELVHKEKVEGIVFATHYLAEEGLRLLKQNNINVPKEVAVVSFGKDRGFDLFDPPLTSVDFPIIEMGDTAVDLLLDAIENHVVETKNIIMKTKLDIKQSCGSI encoded by the coding sequence TTGAAAAGTATTTCTCTCAAAGATATCGCAATTGCATTAAATCTGTCTAAGACAACAGTGTCTTATGTAATGAACGATAGAGGCGATGAAAAAAGGGTTAGCAAGGAAACACAAGATAGAATAAAACAGTATGCCCAAGCGCACAACTACAAACCCAATCAATTAGCAAGAAGTCTAAGCTTAGGAAAAAGTAACATGATAGGCTTAATTGTGCCCAATATATCAGACAGCTTTTTTGCCCAAATTGCACGACGCATTGAAAAAAAAGCAGAAAAAATGGGCTATAATGTGGTGTTTAGTAGCACAGGTGAGTCTCCTGAAAGAGAATCGAAAATTATACAGTCTATGTTAGATAGGCAGGTAGATGGTCTTATAATCGTATCGAGTGAAAAAAACCACGACGATATTTTAAAATTAAAAAAAAGGAACTTTCCCTTTGTGATTGTGGGTAGAACATACACCGATATAGAAACCAATGTTGTAGCATTAGAAGATAAGGATGGTGTGATTTCAGCCGTAGAGCTACTCATGGATAATGGTAAAACACGTATTGGTTATATATCAATTTCTTTAGAACTCCATTCAATAAAAGACCGCTTAAAAGGGTATAAACAAGCACATGAAAATAAAAGTATTGACTATAACCCGAATCTTGTTAAACATGTAACTTACGATAATATTGAAGCCAGCCTCAAAGTGGCAATATACGAATTGGTACATAAAGAAAAAGTAGAAGGTATTGTATTTGCTACACACTATTTGGCCGAAGAAGGTTTACGCTTATTAAAGCAAAATAACATAAATGTTCCCAAAGAAGTAGCCGTAGTAAGTTTTGGAAAAGATAGAGGATTCGATTTGTTCGACCCTCCACTAACATCGGTTGATTTTCCTATAATAGAAATGGGAGATACCGCTGTAGACTTATTATTAGACGCCATTGAAAACCACGTTGTAGAAACCAAAAATATAATAATGAAAACCAAACTGGATATTAAGCAATCTTGTGGAAGCATTTAA